Proteins from a genomic interval of Lysobacter arenosi:
- a CDS encoding glutathione peroxidase gives MPTLLSRRCKQLFVPVGLSLLLVSAFASAAGGLLDRSYRPLAGKAPVNLASAYGGDVVLVVNTASKCGYTPQFEALEALHARYKGRGFAVLGFPSGDFKAQEFEDEKQIQEFCTLTYGVKFPMFQKVHVVGADATPLYQDLSRVSGEAPRWNFHKYLIGRDGRLIASYGSKTTPDDPAVVAAIEKALEAPRAAAK, from the coding sequence TCCTTGCTGCTGGTGTCGGCATTCGCTTCGGCCGCTGGCGGCCTGCTCGATCGCAGCTACCGGCCGTTGGCCGGCAAGGCGCCGGTCAACCTGGCATCGGCCTATGGCGGCGACGTCGTGCTGGTGGTCAACACCGCCAGCAAATGCGGGTACACGCCGCAGTTCGAAGCGCTCGAAGCGCTGCACGCACGCTACAAGGGCAGGGGTTTTGCCGTGCTGGGCTTCCCGTCCGGCGACTTCAAGGCGCAGGAATTCGAGGACGAGAAGCAGATCCAGGAGTTCTGCACGCTGACCTATGGCGTGAAGTTCCCGATGTTCCAGAAGGTGCATGTGGTCGGGGCCGACGCCACACCGCTGTACCAGGACCTGAGCCGCGTCTCCGGCGAGGCGCCGCGCTGGAACTTCCACAAGTACCTGATCGGCCGCGATGGCCGCCTGATCGCCAGCTATGGCAGCAAGACCACGCCGGATGATCCGGCCGTGGTTGCCGCCATCGAAAAGGCGCTCGAGGCGCCCCGCGCGGCTGCGAAGTAG
- a CDS encoding FKBP-type peptidyl-prolyl cis-trans isomerase: MKFSPRHTALALAIASLAALTAACNKPADKAADAKPDAAADAGKAGDKAIPGLPTEKEQVSYMIGMDMARSLEPVKDEIDLDTLNKALKSSLAGEKLLLDEKQSTQIREAFAQKVQAQRIAKMMADAKKNLDDGQKFLAENGKKPGVITTASGLQYQVLTEGKGAKPSATDAVSAHYKGALLDGKTFDSSYDRGEPATFVLGQLVPGWQEGIALMPVGSKYRFWIPSKLAYGEQGAGPIGPNQTLVFEVELLDIVKPGGK, from the coding sequence ATGAAGTTTTCTCCGCGCCACACCGCCCTCGCCTTGGCCATCGCTTCGCTTGCAGCGCTGACCGCTGCCTGCAACAAGCCGGCCGACAAGGCCGCGGACGCCAAGCCCGACGCCGCCGCTGACGCCGGCAAGGCTGGCGACAAGGCGATCCCGGGCCTGCCGACCGAGAAGGAACAGGTCAGCTACATGATCGGCATGGACATGGCGCGCTCGCTGGAGCCGGTCAAGGATGAAATCGACCTGGATACGCTGAACAAGGCGCTCAAGAGCTCGCTCGCCGGCGAGAAGCTGCTGCTCGACGAGAAGCAGTCGACGCAGATCCGCGAAGCGTTCGCGCAGAAGGTACAGGCGCAGCGCATCGCCAAGATGATGGCCGATGCCAAGAAGAACCTCGACGACGGCCAGAAGTTCCTCGCCGAGAACGGCAAGAAGCCGGGCGTGATCACCACTGCTTCGGGCCTGCAGTACCAGGTACTGACCGAAGGCAAGGGCGCCAAGCCCAGCGCCACCGACGCCGTCAGCGCGCACTACAAGGGCGCGCTGCTCGACGGCAAGACCTTCGACAGCTCCTACGACCGTGGTGAGCCGGCGACCTTCGTCCTCGGCCAGCTCGTGCCGGGTTGGCAGGAAGGCATCGCGCTGATGCCGGTCGGCAGCAAGTACCGCTTCTGGATCCCGAGCAAGCTGGCTTACGGCGAGCAGGGCGCAGGCCCGATCGGCCCGAACCAGACCCTGGTTTTCGAAGTCGAGCTGCTCGACATCGTCAAGCCGGGCGGCAAGTGA
- a CDS encoding FKBP-type peptidyl-prolyl cis-trans isomerase N-terminal domain-containing protein has translation MKAFVRGAAVLITTAATLIGAAASAQDKTVLTTERDKASYMVGSDIAQSIAPVAPDIDLAAFERAIKNAFDGGKPLITEDEAQVVGPALMQRIASRQGQAPAGAKVPEVAKDKVAYLVGADVGRSLAPIKDELELPVVVQAIRTSFNKGTPLLSEAEQGAVRQSFQQKVQAKMQAQASALGDKNQADGAAFLAKNKSVKGVFTTGSGLQYMILRQGSGPRPKSTDQVRVNYHGTLLDGTVFDSSYDRGQPAEFALNQVIAGWTEGVAMMPVGSKFRFWIPGELAYGPKGTPGGPIGPNATLVFDVELMAIL, from the coding sequence ATGAAGGCTTTTGTGCGCGGCGCCGCCGTGTTGATCACCACTGCGGCCACGCTGATCGGCGCGGCAGCCTCTGCCCAAGACAAGACCGTGCTTACTACCGAACGCGACAAGGCCAGCTACATGGTCGGCAGCGATATCGCCCAGTCCATCGCCCCGGTGGCGCCGGACATCGACCTGGCCGCTTTCGAGCGCGCCATCAAGAACGCCTTCGACGGCGGCAAGCCGCTGATCACCGAGGACGAGGCGCAGGTCGTCGGTCCGGCGCTGATGCAGCGCATTGCCTCGCGCCAGGGCCAGGCTCCGGCCGGCGCCAAGGTGCCTGAAGTCGCCAAGGACAAGGTCGCCTATCTGGTGGGCGCCGACGTCGGCCGTTCGCTGGCACCGATCAAGGACGAGCTCGAGTTGCCGGTGGTGGTGCAGGCGATCCGCACCAGCTTCAACAAGGGCACGCCGCTGCTGAGCGAGGCCGAGCAGGGCGCCGTGCGCCAGTCCTTCCAGCAGAAGGTCCAGGCCAAGATGCAGGCGCAGGCTTCGGCACTGGGCGACAAGAACCAGGCTGACGGCGCTGCGTTCCTTGCCAAGAACAAGTCGGTCAAGGGCGTGTTCACGACCGGCTCCGGCCTGCAGTACATGATCCTGCGCCAGGGTTCGGGCCCGCGTCCGAAGTCGACCGACCAGGTCCGCGTCAACTACCACGGCACGCTGCTCGACGGCACGGTGTTCGACAGTTCCTACGATCGCGGCCAGCCGGCCGAGTTCGCGTTGAACCAGGTCATCGCCGGCTGGACCGAAGGCGTGGCGATGATGCCGGTCGGCAGCAAGTTCCGCTTCTGGATCCCGGGCGAGCTGGCCTATGGCCCGAAGGGCACGCCGGGCGGCCCGATCGGCCCGAACGCGACGCTCGTGTTCGACGTTGAATTGATGGCCATCCTCTGA